Part of the Polaribacter sp. Hel1_33_78 genome is shown below.
AGTTATGAGTTTTATTGGAATGTATCTGCCGAGAATTTTAGAGACAAAATGTTAGCTGAATACCATCGCTTTTGGAATTCTAAAAGATTAGAAAAAGCAAAAGCATTGAACATGTCTATTGATCAGGTAATTGCTTTAGCATCCATAGTGCAAAAAGAAACTGCGAAAACAGAAGAACGTCCAATTGTTGCAGGTTTGTATTTAAATAGATTAAAAAGGGGCTGGCCTTTGCAAGCTGATCCAACAATTATTTATTGTATCAAAGAAGTTAAAGGACAAGATTACATAGTAAAAAGAGTTTTAACGGCTGATTTGGAAATAAATTCACCTTACAATACATACAAAAAGAAAGGTTTACCTCCTACTTTGATTGCAATGCCCGACATTTCATCTATTGATGCTGTCTTAAATTCAACGAAACACAATTATATGTACATGTGCGTAAACGTTGACAAGTTAGGGTATCATGCCTTTGCAAAAACACTCGTTCAACACAATAGAAATGCTGCTAAATATCATATTTGGTTAAATAAGCAAGGTGTAAATAGATAAAAATCAATTCTGTAAAAAATTAAGGATTTAATTACTTAAATCACAAGAGTAAAGGGAATCGTTATCCAGAATCATCAATAAAACACCTTTAAAAGAGATTATTTATAATTTTTATAAAATTAACTCACTGATGGTCAATTACATTATAAATATGTTATAATTTTGCAACCGCAAAACAGAAAAATTATAAATATCAAAAAGGTTTTATTTTTTACGAGTTTGTTTTTACTATTTGTACACGCAATTTCAATGAATAGTAAATTAAAAGAAAACAACAATAAATCGTATCCAAAATTTTCAGATTACAACATTCCTTATTTACAAAATAATTTTGTTGCTTTTAAACAAGCACTCGCCTTTAAAGAATCTCAAGGAAAATATACTGTTGTAAATACCTTAGGCTATTTAGGAAAGTATCAATTTGGAAGAACTACTTTAGAACGTTTTGAAATTTACAACACCAAAGAATTTTTACAAAATCCAGAATTGCAGGAAAAAGCATTTACTGCTTTATGTAAAGTAAACAAATGGATTTTAAGAAAGGACATTAAAAATTCTGTTGGTAAAACCATTAACGGGATTGAAATTACAGAATCAGGAATTCTAGCTGCTGCACATTTAGGTGGTGCAGGAAATGTAAAAAAATACTTACGAAGTAATGGAGTAAAATGCTTTTCTGATGCTTATGGCTCTTCTATACAAATATATCTGAAAAAATTTGGAGGCTATGATGTTTCTAGTATTGTCGCAGACAGAAAAGCAAAAGTGTAATTACTTTTGAATAATAAAAATAGCTGGCTTTTTGTGCAAGTCTGGTTGTTGATGTTTCCAATCTTTTACCATCATTGTTTTTATATATTCGGTTGGCAGCGTAATATCTACAGCAATACACAAATAAGTTGTTGGCGCTAAAGTTGCTTTTAAATCTGCAAACATTTTTTCATTTCTATAAGGAGTTTCTATAAAAATTTGAGCTTGATTTTTATCCTTAGATAACTTTTCTAAATCTTTTAATGCTCGTTTTCTATCTCCTTTATCAATTGGCAAATAACCATTGAAAGCAAAATTTTGTCCATTCATTCCAGAACTCATCATTGCCATTAAAATAGATGATGGCCCTACTAAAGGAACAACTTGTATGTTTTTTTGATGCGCTAATTTCACTATAGTTGCTCCTGGATCTGCCACCGCAGGAACTCCAGCTTCAGATAACAAACCAATATTAATTCCTTGTTGGCAAACATCTAAATATTTATGAGTTTCTATTTCTTCTGCATATTTGTCTAGCAACATAATATGTAAAGAGGACTGTTGTTTTTTAGGTGATATTTTTTTGATAAACTTTCTAGCTGACTTCTCATTCTCAACAATATAATAATCTATTTGCTCTACCACCTTTTTTACAGATAAAGGCATTACTTCTAAAGGTTCTGTCTCGCCCAGAGTTGTCGGAATTAAATAGAGTTTACCTGTCATTTTTTTTAGATTTAAGACAATTTATTTGCTATGATTTCACAAGCTTCTTCTAACATTGTATACACATGTTCAAAACCCTGATTTCCTCCATAATATGGATCTGGAACACTTAAATTTTGAGTAGGATGTATTTCATTTAAAATCATTTGCACTTTACTCTCCTCTTTTTGATTTCTTGCCAACATCAAAATATCTTGATAATTACGATCATCCATCACAAAAATATAATTAAAAGTATCAAAATCTTTGATTGTAAATTTTCTTGCTTTTTGATCTGCAATATTAATTCCGTATTTTCTAGCAACTTCAATTGAGCGCTTATCAGGAGCATTACCTTTATGGTAAGCTGCAGTTCCTGCTGAGTCTATAAGAAAATTTTGAGGATTCATTTTAGATTTCAAAATACCTTCTGCTAAAGGTGAACGACAAATATTCCCTAAGCACACCATTAGTATTTTTATCATGATAAAATGAAATTTTTAGAAAGTTAACTTCTTCGTTAAATCGTCAACGTATTTTCTAAACTGTTTATCAGTCTCTGTTAGATTATCGACTGTTTTACAAGCATGTAAAACAGTTGCATGATCTCTTTGTCCAATTTGATTACCAATACTTGCTAAAGATGTTTTCGTTAATCTTTTCGCAAAATACATTGCTAATTGACGTGCTTGTACAATGTGTCTTTTACGAGTTTTAGATTGTAAAGTAGCAACATCCATATCAAAATATTTAGAAACCTCTTTTTGAATGTAATCTATAGAAACTTCTTTTTTGGTGTTT
Proteins encoded:
- the mltG gene encoding endolytic transglycosylase MltG, translated to MSKKFIYTVTATIILIGGILAYNYYQKIFGKTITKETVLFVYTADSLIDVKNKISEFSKNPSTFLLVAAKKNFSTPKSGRYILKKGMSNNDIVNMLRSGNQTPAKVSFNNQDTLEKLAGRIAEQLETDSISIIKSFTDEKFLSVNKLSKKSILQICIPNSYEFYWNVSAENFRDKMLAEYHRFWNSKRLEKAKALNMSIDQVIALASIVQKETAKTEERPIVAGLYLNRLKRGWPLQADPTIIYCIKEVKGQDYIVKRVLTADLEINSPYNTYKKKGLPPTLIAMPDISSIDAVLNSTKHNYMYMCVNVDKLGYHAFAKTLVQHNRNAAKYHIWLNKQGVNR
- a CDS encoding peptidoglycan-binding protein LysM, producing MNSKLKENNNKSYPKFSDYNIPYLQNNFVAFKQALAFKESQGKYTVVNTLGYLGKYQFGRTTLERFEIYNTKEFLQNPELQEKAFTALCKVNKWILRKDIKNSVGKTINGIEITESGILAAAHLGGAGNVKKYLRSNGVKCFSDAYGSSIQIYLKKFGGYDVSSIVADRKAKV
- a CDS encoding SAM-dependent methyltransferase — its product is MTGKLYLIPTTLGETEPLEVMPLSVKKVVEQIDYYIVENEKSARKFIKKISPKKQQSSLHIMLLDKYAEEIETHKYLDVCQQGINIGLLSEAGVPAVADPGATIVKLAHQKNIQVVPLVGPSSILMAMMSSGMNGQNFAFNGYLPIDKGDRKRALKDLEKLSKDKNQAQIFIETPYRNEKMFADLKATLAPTTYLCIAVDITLPTEYIKTMMVKDWKHQQPDLHKKPAIFIIQK
- a CDS encoding low molecular weight protein-tyrosine-phosphatase; protein product: MIKILMVCLGNICRSPLAEGILKSKMNPQNFLIDSAGTAAYHKGNAPDKRSIEVARKYGINIADQKARKFTIKDFDTFNYIFVMDDRNYQDILMLARNQKEESKVQMILNEIHPTQNLSVPDPYYGGNQGFEHVYTMLEEACEIIANKLS